TCGGCTGGCTGGAGGAGCCGATAGCGTACCGGTTCGGCGTGGCTATCCGCGTCCGCCACCTCCTGGGGGTGTTCGCCGGCGTCTTCGCTCTCGTGGCGGGCGCGCCGCTCGAGGCAGCCGCAGCGGTGGCTGGCGCCGGGTTGGTGCTGGGAGCGCTCCCCGTGAAGCCGCCGCTGGGCAAGATGCTTGCCCGCCGCGAGCCCCCGAGGGAGACTGTCTACTGGGCGCCTATGGGCAGCATACTGGTCTACGTGGTCGTCGAGGAGCCCGGGGAGCTAGTGGTGCTCGTAGACGGGAGGGAGCACGACAGGCTCCGCGCATCCCCCGGCGTAGCCCGGCTGGAGGTGGCCGGCCTAGAGCCGGGCGAGCACACCATACGCGTCGTGGCCGGCCGGGTTCTCCGGGAGCTGCGAGTCCTCTCGGGAGAGCCCCGTGCCCAGCCAAAAGAAGCAGGGGCGAGAACAGGGGCGGGACAAAGGAGGGAAGCCTAGGCCCCGCGAGCCCGGCCTCATTTTGCAGGTTAATGGCTACCCCTTCGCCGCGCTGCCCGAGAAGGAGAGGGACCGGTTTCTATCCAAGTGGACAGCGCTACTCAACGCCGCCGCGGGCAGAGCCCGGGTAAGCGTCTACGCCATGTGGGACGCTGTGGAGGGGTTCCGGTTCCGGCGGCTACTGTTCTTCACAGAGGGCCTCGACCCCGGCCTCCTGGCCCAGCTCGGCTACGAGCCGAGGCCGGCAGCGGAGCCCTACAGGCCTAGGCCCGTGAAGGCTACGAGAGGGCTTCTCGAGCTGGAGGACGGCAGCTACGCTAGAGCGTACACCGTTATGAGGCTGCCTGACTCGCTGCCGGAGGCATGGCCCCTAGAGCTCGGCTACGCTGCTGACGAGGTCCACCTGCTCCTGGAGCCCGTGGAGCCCGCCCGGGCGCGGGGGATGCTCGACCGGAAGCTCTCGATGCTCATGAGCGCGCAGCAGGGCAGCGTTACATGGCAGCTGGAGAGCGAGGCCTACCGGCTGCAGCAGCTACAGCAGCTCCTAGGCGGCAAGGCCCGGCTCGTAAAGATAGCCATCGTGATCATTGTGAGGGGCTCCAGCCTCGGGGAGGTCCGTGAGAGGGCTAGGAGGCTCGAGGAGCTCCTATCCTCGAGGATGGTGGAGTACGCTTCGGGGCCCGGGTTCTACCAGCGCCGCCTCTACAACCTCGAATGGACAGTACCAGTGTTCCACTACATCGATACTCTGAGTGCGCAGGCGCTGTACCCGCTGGTGCAGGAGCAGCTGGCCGACTTCGGCGGCTTCTATCTCGGCTACGACCTCGACACGGGGGAGCCCGTGGTCTACAACCCCTACGCCCGGCCCAACTACAACGTCGTGGTGCTGGGCGAGAGCGGCTCCGGGAAGAGCATGACCCTGAAGGTCTACGTCCGGCGCTGGTGGGCCGCCGGGCTGGGCCAGCAGGTCATAATCGTAGACCCTGAGGGCGAGTACGTGGGGATACGAGAGTACCTGGCGACCGGCCTCGCCGGCTACGAGCTCAGCAAGGACGCTGCGGAGGAGCGGGGCGGCCTCGGCCTAGACCCCGTCAAGCTATACCGGCGGGGAGTCATTGGCCTCGACGAGGCTGTCGACGTAGTGCAGGAGTTCTACCGTGTCCCCGACGAACTCCGGGGCGAGCTGGTGGAGGCTGTCTCGGAGTCCGAGAGCGTCCTCGGCGCCGCCAGGCTGGCAGAGGAGAGGGGCACGGGGCTGGAGAGGTACCTGAAGGCCGCCGGGGCCGACTCATGGATATACGAGGGGGAGCCCCCGCTGCCCACAGGCCGCGGCGCTGTCTACACCCTCGCTGGCATTAGGTCCCGTAGGGCCCGTGCACTAGTAGGAGCGCTTCTAGCGCTCGTGGTGTCCTCGAGGCTCCGCAACTCGTTGCTAGTAGTAGATGAGGGATGGATGTTCGCACAGTACCCAGCGCTAATGGCAATGTTCGCCGACATAGCGAGGAGAGGCCGCAAGAGGGGCGTAAACTTCGTGTTCGCCAGCCAGCGGCCGCACGATGTCCTCCGCTCGGAGCACGGCAGGACAATCCTAGAGCAGTCGGCCACCGTGCTTCTACTACGCTTGAACGAGGCCTCCCTGGAGGCGGTCAAGCCCATCTATAATCTCAGCGAGGCCGAGGAGGAGCAGCTCCTCGACGCCGAGCCCGGCCAAGGCATCCTACGGGTAGCCGGCGGGTGGAGGCTCCGGGTCTACGTGCAGCCCACGCCGGAGGAGCTCCGCGTCTTCAGCACCCGGCCCGGTGAGTGGTAGTGCGGCGGCTCGAGGCCCTAGCCCTCGCCATGGTTCTAGCGCCAGCGCTGCTCGCTGTAGGCGTCCTAGCAGAGGCTGCATACGATAAGCTGCACACACAACTGGAGGACTACGGGCTCGAGGACACGGCGTACCGGGACATGGAGGCCACAGCGACCTACACCGTGTCCAACCCGTTGACTGGCGTCTCTCCGCCGCCCTGGAGTCCTACGTGGTCGCCGAAGAGCCCCGCCATGCTGACATGCACTTGCAGCCCCACAGCGGACGACCCGAATATCCATGGCGCACCAAGGACCATACTAACGCTGGGTGAAGGCGAGGCCGTAACCGAGACCGTGACATGGAGCGTCGGGGAAGCTGCCTCTCTTGGCACCCACACGTTGGCATACATGTGTACATGTAAGTATCTGGAGTGGCAGCGGTACATGGTGAAAACGAAGACCAACATAACCACCACTACGACGGTGAACGACACGACAACCACAACAACCACCACGACCACGGTAACAAGGACAAAGACGAGAACGAGGACAGTGACCACGACCCTCAGCGACGCCGCCACGCTGATGGTCATACCCCGCCGTGTTAACGAGACGCTGCTAGGCCTCGACCTCAACGTGAGCTTGCTGCAGGTGCTCGTGGACTACCCTGTGCCCGGGCAGAGCTCAGCCCTTGTCAACATGACTGTGAGGCTCTACAACTTCGGCCTAGGATTAGGGAACGCAACGCTGCCACGGGAAGACGGGATGCTGCTCCTCCACAACCTGGCAGTCATGGTTAACGGTGTTCCGGTGATAAGATGCGATAGGTTCTGCGCCCCCGCCCAGCCACTGCCGGTAGCCGGCGAGCCTGTACCCAGCGTCTCGGGGAGCGCGGAGCTGGTCCTAACGCCGCCCCGCGAGCCCGGCAACGAGTATATGCTCAACATAACGATATGCTACACCGAGGACAGGCCGGAGCCCGTAACCACCTGCGTCGAGGACCGGCTGCCGGTCTTCCTGCCCTTCAAGTGGCGCCTAACCGTGCTCATGGACGACGCCTGCAGGGTCTACAACAGGCTATGGGAGATAGTGCCGCTGGGCGAGCCCAGCGCAGAGACCGTGGTGGCCGACGCGGCGAAACCCGGACTCCGGGAGGAGCGCGGCTGCATAGTAGCCGCTGCCGGCGCATGCGAGAGCGTGGAGCTACAGGTAGATGGCGACGGAGTACCCGTGGCCTCGAGGGCGGGCAGAGGGGAGGCAAAATGGTGCCCCATGGAGCCTGGGGTCTACACTGCTAGGGCCGTCGACGAGTACGGGAACGTGGTTACAGGCACGTTCACGATAACATGGTCCGCTGGGCCGCCGCCGGCGCTGAAGCATGCGCTGCTGAGGCTAGCCCTCACCCTCGTAGCCCTCATGGCTATGGCATACATATTGGCTGGCGGTAGATGGCCGCTCCGAGGG
The window above is part of the Pyrodictium abyssi genome. Proteins encoded here:
- a CDS encoding VirB4 family type IV secretion system protein, with the translated sequence MQVNGYPFAALPEKERDRFLSKWTALLNAAAGRARVSVYAMWDAVEGFRFRRLLFFTEGLDPGLLAQLGYEPRPAAEPYRPRPVKATRGLLELEDGSYARAYTVMRLPDSLPEAWPLELGYAADEVHLLLEPVEPARARGMLDRKLSMLMSAQQGSVTWQLESEAYRLQQLQQLLGGKARLVKIAIVIIVRGSSLGEVRERARRLEELLSSRMVEYASGPGFYQRRLYNLEWTVPVFHYIDTLSAQALYPLVQEQLADFGGFYLGYDLDTGEPVVYNPYARPNYNVVVLGESGSGKSMTLKVYVRRWWAAGLGQQVIIVDPEGEYVGIREYLATGLAGYELSKDAAEERGGLGLDPVKLYRRGVIGLDEAVDVVQEFYRVPDELRGELVEAVSESESVLGAARLAEERGTGLERYLKAAGADSWIYEGEPPLPTGRGAVYTLAGIRSRRARALVGALLALVVSSRLRNSLLVVDEGWMFAQYPALMAMFADIARRGRKRGVNFVFASQRPHDVLRSEHGRTILEQSATVLLLRLNEASLEAVKPIYNLSEAEEEQLLDAEPGQGILRVAGGWRLRVYVQPTPEELRVFSTRPGEW